The Deltaproteobacteria bacterium genome segment AACGCCTTCAGGAACGTCGCGAAGATGTCGGTCGCGAGCAGATCCGGCGATCGCCCGCGCAACGGCACGCGCGCCCCCGCCATCGCACCGTGTCCACCGGCGCTCCCGCCGAGCGGCGCGCAGACTTCCCGCACCAGCTTGCCCGCGTTGACGCGCCGGTCGTTCAGGCGGAGCGAAAGATACAGCTCACCCTTGTATGACCCGGTTGCAAGCGACCAGCGCAGCCCCTCGAGGCTGACCAGCTTTTCGGCGACTTCCGGAACGATCTCGGGGACGTAGACTTCACCCATGTCCACGACCACGGCCTCCCCGCCGCCGTGGAGGCGGGCGCGCTCGTAGGCGAGGTGATAGGCGGCGAAATACCGGGCCGGCACCGACGGGTGCTCGATGCGCGACAGCGCAGGTTTGTCGATGAGGGGAAAGAGCCAGTTGTAGCAGTCGATGTCCGCCGGCTCGTACTCGCGTCCGAGGTCCCGAGTGTCGCTCTTGATCCCGTAGAAGAGCGCCGTCGCAAGATGCGGGTTCGGAATCAGCTTCGCCGCCCGCAGATATTGCGTGACCATCGTCGAGGTCGCCCCCGCCGGCCCGCCCACGTCGTGGAACGCCGCCATCAGCGACGCCGGTCGCGCCGGGTGGTGGTCGATGACGAGCTGCGGCAGCTCCGACGAAGCGAGCGAGTAATTACCGACCTCGGGCTGCGTGTCGACGAGGCAGACCAGGTCATGCGATTGATGCTCGATCCGGGAGACGGGCTGGATGCCGAGGTGCAGCACTTTCAGCATCGCCTTGTTCTCGGCGCGGCCGATGATCCCGCCGTAGGCGGTGGTCGTGGACACCCCCGCGGAGTGTGCGAGCAGGTAGGCAAGCCCACAGGCGCTCGCCACGGCGTCGGGGTCCGGGTTGTCGTGCGTCAGGATCAGGGCACGATCGTGACCCTTGGCGACCTGGAGGAGCTTCCGCAACCGGTCGCGGATCAGGAACTGGGACGAAGCGAGATCTGGGGGCCGGTCGCTTTCGCGCGGCGAGGGGGCATTGCCCATGGATGTGGCGGCTACCTTAGCTGCGGCGGGGGAGGGTGGCAACGCGGGAGCGGCGGGGCTGTCGGGAAGTCTCCTCCCTCAGGCGCTTGAGCCGCAGCAGGCACGCCCGGTTGCCTTCGGGCGGGATCTCGAGGAAGCCCGGAACATCGCGAAATCGCGGGTCATTCACGAGGCGGCGGAAAGCGACTGGCCCGATTTCACCCTTGCACACGTGCTCGTGCCGGTCGACGCGGCAACCGAGAGGCTTCATCGAGTCGTTGAGGTGGAACGCCTTGAGGAGTCCGATGCCCAACATGTGGTCGAATTGCTTGAACGTTTCGTCGTATCCGCGATTGGTCGACAGGTCGTATCCGGCAGCGAACACATGGCACGTGTCCATGCAGATGGCGATGCGCTCCGGGTTGCGGACGCGGTCGCGGATCTCCCTGAGCTCCTCGAACGTCCGCCCCAACGTGGTGCCCTGACCGGCGGCCGTTTCGAGTAGGACGATGCACCGGCCCTTGTGCGCGGCGAACGTCCGATCGAGAGCGTCGGCGACCGCGCGCAGGCCGGCTCCGGTATCGACGCACGATCCCGGATGGACCACCAAATACGGCGCTCCGATCAGATCGCAGCGCCGCAGCTCATCCGTGAAGGCTTCGATCGACTTCTCGCGGAGATCGCCGGGGCCGCAGCCGAGATTGATCAGGTAGCTGGAGTGGACAGTGGGGAAGAATCCGGCTGCTTTGGCGGCTGCGCGCACCAGTCCGGCGTCCTGCGGGGTGATCTCCCTGGATCGCCACATGCGGCTCGACTTGGTGAAGATCTGCACGGCCTCGGCGCCGTCGGCGAGCGCGCGGGGATAGGCTTCGTGCAAGCCGCCTGAAGTGGATTCGTGCGCCCCGAGCCGCATGGCGGCGGGTCTATAACAGCGAGCTGTACAGCCTCAAGACATAGCCGCAAAGCCTGTCTTTGAGTCCGGTAGCGGCTACTCGCTGGCAGCGCGACGCCGGGAGGTCTCGTCCCACTTCGGCAGGAAGAACTTGAACGCGTTGTCGAGCGCGTTGTCCATGCTCTCCATCATCACCTGGCCGAACTGGCTCGCGTTCAGGCGGAGCGCGTCGTAGTACGTCTCGCGGTCCATGCTGTGGATCACGAGCGGCATGTAGCCGGCGCGGATGAGGATCAGGTTCATCATCATGCGCCCGACCTTCCCGGAGAGATCGGAGAAGGGGAAGATCTCCATGAAGCGATGTTGCGAGTACGTGGCCTGCTTGAACGGGTGCATGCGGAGGAACTCTTCGCTCTCCATGAAGTGGAAGAGCTGCTCCAGCGCGGGCTGGATCTGCACCGGCTGCACGATGTCGTGGAAGTACGTGCGGTGGAGCGGCATGTCGCGTCGGAACTGGACCGGCGTGCGATTCGGCAAGTTGCCGTACAGCACCTCGTACAGCTTCTTGACGAGCGCAAGGCTGTACTTGACCTGCTTCGCCTTGGCTTCCTGCTTGATGAACTCGATGGCGTTCAGCTGGTTCCGGACTTCGGTGAAGGGATGGACCATGCTCGAGTCCA includes the following:
- a CDS encoding deoxyribonuclease IV produces the protein MRLGAHESTSGGLHEAYPRALADGAEAVQIFTKSSRMWRSREITPQDAGLVRAAAKAAGFFPTVHSSYLINLGCGPGDLREKSIEAFTDELRRCDLIGAPYLVVHPGSCVDTGAGLRAVADALDRTFAAHKGRCIVLLETAAGQGTTLGRTFEELREIRDRVRNPERIAICMDTCHVFAAGYDLSTNRGYDETFKQFDHMLGIGLLKAFHLNDSMKPLGCRVDRHEHVCKGEIGPVAFRRLVNDPRFRDVPGFLEIPPEGNRACLLRLKRLREETSRQPRRSRVATLPRRS
- a CDS encoding cell filamentation protein Fic; protein product: MSRTQYLDLDDRTEDVRELMRERPRETQDFLEKYELSWIYHECALEGMVLTHAELRQALDPNPGMVDSSMVHPFTEVRNQLNAIEFIKQEAKAKQVKYSLALVKKLYEVLYGNLPNRTPVQFRRDMPLHRTYFHDIVQPVQIQPALEQLFHFMESEEFLRMHPFKQATYSQHRFMEIFPFSDLSGKVGRMMMNLILIRAGYMPLVIHSMDRETYYDALRLNASQFGQVMMESMDNALDNAFKFFLPKWDETSRRRAASE
- a CDS encoding bifunctional oligoribonuclease/PAP phosphatase NrnA, with the translated sequence MGNAPSPRESDRPPDLASSQFLIRDRLRKLLQVAKGHDRALILTHDNPDPDAVASACGLAYLLAHSAGVSTTTAYGGIIGRAENKAMLKVLHLGIQPVSRIEHQSHDLVCLVDTQPEVGNYSLASSELPQLVIDHHPARPASLMAAFHDVGGPAGATSTMVTQYLRAAKLIPNPHLATALFYGIKSDTRDLGREYEPADIDCYNWLFPLIDKPALSRIEHPSVPARYFAAYHLAYERARLHGGGEAVVVDMGEVYVPEIVPEVAEKLVSLEGLRWSLATGSYKGELYLSLRLNDRRVNAGKLVREVCAPLGGSAGGHGAMAGARVPLRGRSPDLLATDIFATFLKAFHLRPGPGIPLVPLEP